The stretch of DNA TGAGGGAACCAACACAAGGCTGAGTCAGATGCAGTCTGTTCAGGTGgcctttcctccttcccacagcGACGCCCGGGAGAACTGGCAGGGCAGCTGGAGCGGCAGAGGCGGCGAGGACACCCGGGCGGACCAGGAGGCGAACGAGTGGGGCCGCAGCGGCGGGGACCCGAACCGCTACCGGCCCGCGGGGCTGCCCAGCAAGTACTAGCGCTGTACTCTGCTCCTGTCACACCGCTCTTTGTACAGCCCAATAAAGAAATCCTCCTGAGAACTGTTCCCTTCGCTGCGAGCATCCATCctcccggggctgcggggcgggggcggcggggcggtgTCGGGACATCACGGGGACTGCCAAAGGATCCCCCTTGGGACCCTCGGGTGCTCCGGGAGCGCGGGGGCCGCTCTGCGCGGAGGGGCTGCCGTGGGCGGGCGGGTCCCGGTGGGATCCCGGTGGGATCCCGGTGGGATCCCAGCGCGGCCCGCGCTGCCCCGGGCGAGGGGGGCGGCAGTGGCCGCCGGTgagcagggggcgctgtgggGCCGCTGGCGCCGCTCTGTCCGCGCCGCCGCCTCGCTGCCCCCGCACGGCTGTGGGGCCGCCATGGACCGCAACCCATCACCGCCGTGCAGCGAtgcggaggaggaggagggggacgCGGTGGGGAACACGGTGTACAGCAAGCACTGGCTCTTCAGCGTCCTCACCCGCCTCATCGAGGTGCGCGGCCGCCGGGAGGGAGCGGGCGGCGGGTCCGGTGTCGGTCAGCGCCGGGTGGGTGCGACGCGATCGCTCCCAGGGCCGGGGTGGGGACACAGCGTGAACCAGCGGGGACAAACCCGGGGACACAATGGGGACACACCTCGGAACCCAGCGGCTCCCGAGTGGTGCCGGAGGTTCAGCCGGATCgttttccccccctccccgtTGTGTCCCAGGTCATCGCCCCCGCGGAGCCGGATCCCGCCGGCAGCCCCGAGGGAGCGCGGACGGAGCTGGACGAGGAGATGGAGAATGACATTTGCAAGGTGTGGGACATGTCGATGGACGAGGTAGGAGCCTTGTGCGGCACTCGGACCTCGGGGCCCGTGTGCCCCGAGTGTTCCGCTGGCAGCGGGAGAAGGCAGGGAATCAGGCGGGCTGGTTGTGGCGGCGCTGCTCGTACCCGGTGCGGCGGGCAGGGTGAGGCGGGACAGCTGCGGGGGGCGGCACCCAGCGGGCTCGCCATGGAGCCGGCGCTGCAGGAGCAGCGGGGACGGGACGGGAGCTGCCGCTGGAATCAACTCGGGTGCGCAGCCCGTGTCTTCAGCGCTTGGATTGTGGGCATAATATTGATGCCGTCTCTAAACAGGCatattttcctctaaaaattGTAGTACGTCCTGCTGGTAAGCGTAGCTTTCTCTCATAGATAAACAGCGTTTCACAGTTTAGCTGCAGACTTGCAGTGGCAATGTAACTCAGCTTCTTGGTATTTCTCTCAGCACTCTCAAATGCTGGAACAAATTCtcaagatatatatatatatatatatatatatattagtttaagtattattattttattccttacCTTGTTGctcagagtttttaaaaaagcatagGACATGGGTCCTTTATTCCCAAGTAGAGAACTAATCTTGTGGTTTAGTGTGGTAAAATAGAGGAGATTTCCTCTTTTGTGTGTTCTGATGGCACcttcatttgcttcttttttatgTATCATGGTGATGTCATGCCTTAAAACGTGGTATTTATTGAATTCTGGCTGAGTGTCTGTTTCTGTTGAGATAGGGagcaatttgcattttcttgcaAATATGATTTTTGGCTCATTGTACAGCAAATCGCTGGCATACTGAATCACTAGAGGGGCTTGCTGGCCTTTTCTCATTGAAAAACAAAGATTATTGGTATTAACTGGTGGCAAATAACAAATTTTGTGTAGCGAGTTTGTCAACTCAGAACACTTTTGATTTTGCATTTGGAAATTGTAGACATCCACTTGCTTCTCCATTCAATTTCTCCACAGGATGTTGCCTTATTTCTTCAAGAGTTCAACGCCCCCGATATATTCATGGGAGTTTTTGCCAAGTCCAAATGCCCTCGCCTAACTGTAAGTATGGGCTCTCAAAAAGCTGTTCTGTGTTAAGAGCAATAGTAGATAGCCCTGTACATGCATTTACACTTATCTCCCTTCTCCCAATGCGTGTGTAATGTGTAAGGGGAACcaggagaaaacacaaaatcaaattttaaaatgctttttcactgtttttaacATGGTCTAATCAGTAAGAATTTTGGTGATGCTGAAGCTGGTACATGTCTGCTCACATATCCTCATCTAGATAAACTGATGAAGGACTGAGTTTATCAAACATAGTTATAAGACCTATTATAAAACCCAGCAGTCTggccttattttccttttgacttGTTTTTTGATTACTGAACTGAATGATTACTGAAATGGTCATGAATTTCTTTAGTCGGACCTACAGAAGTGTGGTGGTTTGACCCTGGATGGAgaccaggtgcccaccaaagctgctgtgtCACTCCTCTCCTTgactggacaggggagagaaaatacaacgAAAGACTCATGGGTCAAAATAAGGGCAGGcagagatcactcaccagttactgtcatttgtcacaggcaaaacagactccaCTTGGGGAAgttaatttattaccaatcaaatcagaacAAGATAATGAGAAGGAAGCACAAAAAGATTACAAAAAGTAATCTGTGGAATTATTAGACACCAATacttaagaattttttttttattttctgcttcttttgatGTCATTGATTTGCAGCTTGTGCTATGCAGAGCACTGTAGGATTTAAGAGAGGATTTTCAAAGGTATTCAGTGTTGATGTAAATCCTTTTCCTCAGAAGTTACCAGATGCTTTACTCCAGGAGATGAGTAGAGACACAAAGAGCTTTGAAAGTTTAGTGCTTTACCTTTGGAAAGTACAACCAGAATTTGGAAAGTACAACCAGAATTTGGAAGGGACTGCAAATTGGCTGTCGCAGCTACTTTCATGAAACAGTGTTTGCTGGAGTGCCTGCTGTAATTTAGTAGAGGTAATAGCATGTTAATAATTAAGAAGACAACCTTAGTGgagagttgattttttttactttagttCGCAGCAATTTAATGACTCGCTTTGTTTTAGCACCAGTCACCTGCAGGTGTTTCAGGTCCCCATTACACAAGTGTGCATCCTTTTTCACTATTAACTTGGCCTGAATATCATAATGGGACGCACTGCTGcactgctttgggttttttttaaatttaattttattttagatctCTTTAATCAGAAAATGGGCTTTGCTTGTATTAAGATCTCTTTCTTTTGTGAGCAAGTGAATGTCAGTGAGGGTCCCGCTTACGTAGTGATATTTTTGGTTTAGGACTCCTTTTTGCTTTAATAACAGGGCTGCCAGATGGGCTTCATAAGAGTATACAAAGAATATGCAAGTAGGGCTGATTTCAAGATACATTTGCTTTTATGGAACACCTTAACACTTAAACATCTGAATAGAATAGTACCTGAGTATATTTTAGGCTAGTCTGATAGAACACAAAAATCTGTATAGAATCTGTGGAAGATTTTGTATCTTTGTCATGAAATCAGTGGGTCATAAGAAATCAAACTGGAAAACATCTTCGAACCTCTTTTACTTTTGTCTTACAGCTCTGGAAGTGAAATTGTGGACTGTTGCAGTTGTCTCATTATACTGTGTTTTGACTTTCCAGGAAATCTGTGTGGGAATATTAGGGAATATGGCCTGTTTCCAGGACATCTGCATGTCCATTAGCAAAGATGAGAATCTTGGGTAAGTGTCTGTGTGCTTTGTATATGCACAGGTACTGCTTGTCTGGACCCACAATCAGGGAATATTTGTTAGAGAGGGATCCAAGCTTGCCTGCCAAGCTTCGTCTTCATTCATAATTTTGGCTGACCATGTTTGTGTGGGAAGTGCTcgggaaaggaagaaaggacaTAGACCActatttttggggggttttaaaTCACCAGTCAAGTTAGTTTCTAAGTTTGGCAGTCTTGAGACACTGGAAGTGCATGCACACTAAGGAAAAGCTGCCTTTAATCTCAGAACATGGCTGCAGCTGTGAAATGAAcctttttataccttttttaaaaataaagatggattttattaacatttttttccctgcattttctccttaaaGTCAAGTGTTACTGCAACGTTTGTGTGATTCAGACTCCCCAACTCTTCTGGAAACAAGCAGGTAGGACATCTCAGAAATTAATGTATCAGTAGTGTAGTTCTGCTATGCTCTGAGGCCTGGGGAGAAAACTGACAAGTGGGCTCACTATTTTATTATCctctcatcttttccttttattgtttCTGCATTGTTCTGGGATTACTTTGCTGTGAGTTAGATTCCTGTTTCTGTCACATCATTCTCATTATTTTGGATGTACACTTGCATAACTAGAAGGAGTGAGCTGGTTTCTAATCTGTTAAATGGGGGATTCTTGCCTAGGTTGTTGTTAACTTGCCTCTCCCAGCCTGAAGTGGCCAATGTCTGGGTGGAGAGGATCCGAGAGAATCCTTCTGTGTACGACTGTGTTTGCTTTATCATGTCCAGCTCTACAAATGGTAAGCTGCCAAAACAAGCTGGGATTTAGTGGGtgtttgaagaagaaaaataagaactgaAGTTTGCAATTTCAAAGACAAGTATTTTCAGTTGGGataacttctttaaaataaaggaagccTCATGAGTTTAAAGGACAGCAAAATAAACTTGCCCTGCCTTTGCAggtttataaatatatataaaactaaCCAGAAACTCATAGACGAAGAAGAAAGCTCTGGGGGGGGATTCAAATATGTTTAATTGAAGAAATTGTTATTTGCCCCAATAAAAGAAAGGACATAGTCCTCATTCAGGGATATACATATGTAATTTTTGAACAAGGCCTTGAAACAAGAcctcatttaatttatttttttcacgTCAGATatggattttctgtttttaaaactacCGCATCTGTGGAATGGGAACTGGAGGAATGATTCAGTTACCCTGGCAGCTGAATACTGTGCAGGCTTTGGGTATGCAGTCGTGCTACACAAATCTCTCTTAGCACTAATTTAGCAAAAACCACACCAACCAcctaaaaatggaaatatttggaATAGCATTTATGTTTAACATCCAACTCAGTTGTAACAGCAGTTGTCATTTGTCAAGGAATCCTAATAATACagctttttcaattttttaataaaattttttaatgacaattttCAGAAATCCTGCTCTATTCTATTGAAATAACAGATCTGTTTAAGTAAAATGCAGGTTGGCAGGTGGAAGATTAGCATAAAACTGTGTATCTAGGAACAAATCTTGAAAAGTTTTACTTCAGAAGTAGAAGTTACGACTTTTCAGGAACATGAAATCTCTTTGGAGAATAAAGTTACTGCTTCACATGTGGCATGACAAGGTAGAAGGTGTCAGTGGGCTTTCCAGCAATccctatttattatttttatttatgtggtCTATGCCACATAAAAGAATTAAACATAGCAACCTGTAGTAGGTtatgaagaaaatgaatatatttcagTCCTGAAGTTACTTTGAATACTTGTCTATACTAGCATTTTGTGAGCTaattttttgctcttccttgTTAGTcttgttgaaataaaaataacatgctCTCTTGTGCAGTTGAATTGCTGGTGAAAGTGGGTGAAGTGGTGGACAAGCTCTTTGATCTGGATGAAGAGCTGATGTTAAACTGGATCAAAAACGGCACTTGTCGCTCTGTGGGACCATCTGCAGATGATTCCCCTGAAGAACTTCCAGACTTTAAGATTGTGCCTTGTATACTTGAAGCAGCCAAGCAAGTCCGGTATGGGAGATTTCTTTTTGGTTTCATGGCTGGGAAGACTCCTTACAACCTTGTAAGGCCTGTGTCCAAACATCTTGCTCTTAGTGGGAACAGCGCAATTTGACAGGTCACTGGGATATGTTTTCCTGGACTTACGGTTTGAAATGAGTCAATTTGTCTGTTAGCAAAGAGAATGGCAATGATTGCTGATGGGCTTCTCTGTGACCAAAACACAGACTATAAGCTCAGTAACCAGCACTTCAATTTGTCTTTTTGCTGTTTGGTCTGTGTAGATCAGATAACCCAGAAGGACTGGATGTTTATATGCAtatcctgcagctcctgaccACGGTGGATGAGGGTATCCAGGCTATTGGTAAGATGCTGGAATTGCTACGTGTGAGGGGACCAAGAGAGGCTGTAACTTCTGGATCATCACGTATTTATTGGGGAGAAAAGGAATTCACATACCTGGATTAAATTTGTTGGGTTGGTGggttctctttctttctttcccaagtGCAGGCGCCTGACGGAGGAAAAGAGACTTGGAGTTTGCTTTATGACCTTGTTTGCCAGGAGCTTTGCCAGCCAGATGATCCACCCATCATTGTGCAGGAGCAGAAGACTGTGCTGGCCTCTATCTTGTCCGTGCTGTCTGCTATGTTTGCCTCACAGACAGAGCAGGAATACATCAGGATGAGGAAAAGCAAGTCGTGCTTTTtgtttattgggtttttttctttttttttaaagttaatattCACAATTGACTTTATGTGGGTGTGGAAGGTAGTTCAATTCAGTGGCATTGCATACAGTAAGACTCTTTCCTGGTTACTCAAAATCACAGCTAGCCCAAAGTTCAGTTACTGGATGAGCTGTAAATTCTGAGGAGTTACAGTACCAGAATCTACGGATTCTGCTCAGTCTTCTCTGTTGGGTAAATTAGTGAAAATTGCAAAACTTATTTTTGCTAAAATATAGTAATACATTCTTTTTatgtagtaattttttttagtaggGGGAGATTCTGCACTTACTTAAATCCATCTATCATTTCTTAACTTGTCAATCCATGGACAAGTCTTTAGAATTAAAAGCTTGTCTTGAGAATGTGGGCCAGGGTCACCTGCAGCAGAAAGACATTGTGCAGTTTGGTTTGTTAGACAGGATTATCTGGATGCAAATTTAACATACTGCCCTCACTGGGTACTACTAAAGACAGTTTCCTTCTCATACTCCTTACCACTGGCATATACTTTTTATAGATACAGGTCAGCTTGCATGagaaatggttttggttttctacTACATTTCCACTTGCCTCTTTAAAACTGTCTTTGAGTACAAAACGCAACACTGTCAGAATTTACATTCCTATAGCTTTGTGTAAAGTATGGTGGTGTGTTTCAAAATTCTAATGCCTTGAAAGGATGGGCAAGAATTTTCAGTGTTAAAGTTCGCTTTTCTTGTTACTTTGTATTAAGATATGCCACTGATTGGGAGCTTGATTCGTATTTTACAATACATGGAGGGCTGTGGGAAGAGAGCTGTTGATAACTCCAAGGAGTCCGAGCAAGAAGAGAGTGGAAGGACTGATGTAAATGAGGAagatttccatttaaaaattttgaaggATATTTGCTGTGAATTACTTTCCAATATGCTTCAAGAACTAACCAAGGTAAGAGTAAACAAAATTCTAGTAGGGATTTCTTCTGGGTAGGTAAGAAAA from Corvus cornix cornix isolate S_Up_H32 chromosome 5, ASM73873v5, whole genome shotgun sequence encodes:
- the SAAL1 gene encoding protein SAAL1, with the translated sequence MDRNPSPPCSDAEEEEGDAVGNTVYSKHWLFSVLTRLIEVIAPAEPDPAGSPEGARTELDEEMENDICKVWDMSMDEDVALFLQEFNAPDIFMGVFAKSKCPRLTEICVGILGNMACFQDICMSISKDENLGQVLLQRLCDSDSPTLLETSRLLLTCLSQPEVANVWVERIRENPSVYDCVCFIMSSSTNVELLVKVGEVVDKLFDLDEELMLNWIKNGTCRSVGPSADDSPEELPDFKIVPCILEAAKQVRSDNPEGLDVYMHILQLLTTVDEGIQAIVQAPDGGKETWSLLYDLVCQELCQPDDPPIIVQEQKTVLASILSVLSAMFASQTEQEYIRMRKNMPLIGSLIRILQYMEGCGKRAVDNSKESEQEESGRTDVNEEDFHLKILKDICCELLSNMLQELTKENTLEGLHQGHLNEQTCCCAFQNLLPLYFASVESFLEVLREADQTLADNLEKRFPSLKVHT